The sequence ccaagtgtgccactgtactccagcctgcgtgatgcaagtgagaccctgtctcaaaaaaccaacaaacaaaaagatcaCAACTGACATCCATAATTACAATTCCATAGataactttctttttcattctttcctttttttttttttttttttttgagatggagtcttgctctgttgcccaggctggagtacagtggcatggtccctgctcactgcaacctctgcctatcAGGTTcgagcactcctcccacctcagcctcctgagtagctgggactacaggcatacaccaccatggtcggttaatttttgtatttttctttttctttttttttttctttgagacagagtctcgttctgtcgtccaggctggagtgcagtggtgcaatctcggctcactgcaagctctgcctcccgggtccccgccattctcctgcttcagcctcctgagtagctgggactacaggcgcccaccaccacgcccggctaatttttttgcatttttagtagagacaaggtttcactgtgttagccaggatggtcttgatctactgacctcacgatctgcccacctcggcctcccaaagtgctgggattacaggcgtgagccaccacacccggccaatttttgtatctttagtagaggcggggtttcaccatgttggccaggctcgtcttgaactcctgacctcaagtgatctgcccacctcagcatcccaaagtgctgggattatatgcgtgagccatcgtgccagccttagataatcttttttttttttttttttttttttttttttttttttgagacagagtttcactctcattgcccaggctggagtgcaatggcacgatctcggctcactgcaacctctgcctcccaggttcaagcaatcctcatgcctcagccgcccaagtagctgagattacaggcatgcaccatcacagtctactaaaaaattttgtattgttaatagagacggggtttctccgtgttggtcaggctgacctcagactcccagcctcaggtgatccgcccacctcagcctcccaaagtgctgggattacaggcacgagccacccgCGCGGCCTAATTAACTTTCTAAAGCCAAGGAATTGATCGTTCAGGACGAGAAGCAGTTTCTCTTCAGATCCCAGGCCAGATGAAGCTGCTTCTGTGTCTCAAGAGGTGGTACAagtcaaaaaccaaaaaaggcaAATTAGAGAAACACATTTTAAGCAGAACTCCAGAAGCTGCAGAAACATTCATTTGATGGAAATCCTCATATAAGGAacctgtttctccttttttttttttttttttttttttgagacgagtctcgctctgttgccaaggctggagtgcagtggtgcaatcttggctcattgcaacctccgcatcctgggttcaagtgattctcctgcctcagcctcccaagtagctgagattacaggcgtgtgccaccatgccccgctaattgtttgtatttttagtaaagatgggatttcatcatgtcggataggctggttttgaactcttgacctgaagtgatccgcctgcctcggcttcccaaagtgctagaattacaggcgagAGTCACCTCGCCTGGCCCATATTTTTTCAAACCCCTTTCTCATTGTTGTTCAATAgtcctgaatttatttttatttttatttattttattttttatttttctgagatagggtctcactctatcacctaggctggagtgcagtggcatgatcatggctcactgcagcctcgactccctgggctcaggtgatcttcccacctcatcctcccaagtagctggaattacaggtgcatgccaccacacctggctaatttttgtattttgttttgtagagacagggtttcatcatgttgcccaggctggtcttgaactcctaggctcaagggatcccccaACCTAgacttcccaaagtattgggttAACagatgagcctctgtgcctggctcctGAAATCTTTACTTCTGTTATTATGCATACAAAAAGCTTCATAAATTCCAGtactgccctcccctccccttccggaaggaaggaaggaaggaaggaaggaaggaaggaaggaaggaaggaaggaaggaaggaaggaaggaaggaaggaaggaaggaaggaaggaagggagggagggagggagggagggagggagggagggagggaaagaaattcAATGTCACAGATATAGCTAAAGCTCAGGGCTTAACCCCAACCCGCTTCCCTCCTCCTAGAGGCAATCGCTGTCCTGAAGTTGGTGTGCATCAGTCCCAAGCCTCTTCGTACTTTTTCCAAGGTTGTTTCCATAAACACTATGTGGGATTTTAAATCACTAAAATTTagtgattttaaaacatacagagtccgggcgtggtggctcacgcctgtaatcccagcactttgggaggccgaggtgggcggatcacaaggtcaggagttcgagaccagtgtggccaaatagtgaaaccgcatctctactaaaaatacaaaaattagcccggcgtggtggcgggcgcctgtagccccagctgctcgggaggctgaggcaggagaatcgcttgaacccgggaggtggaggttgcagtgagctgagattgcgccaccgcactccagccggggccacagagactctgtttcaaaaaaaaatacatagatgtTTTCTACTGGACATACCATCTGCAATAATTTCCTCTTAACATTATGGGTTTTTTTACGCCCCCCAAactcattttaatgttttacattAAAGCCTCTCTGTGAAGTGCGGCTGGGCGGGGCTCCGAATAGTGGGCGGAGTCTAGACTGGGAAATGGAGGCGGGGCCTAGGAGATTCCGGCCTTAGGGTGAACGCCGTGGTTCTGCACGGAGGGCCTCGTCATGGTGGGGCCCGTGTGGTACTTGGTAGCGGCGGCTCTGCTAGTCGGCTTTATCCTCTTCCTGACTCGCAGCCGGGGCCGGGCGGCATCAGGTAGGAGATGCCGCTGCGCCAGGACTGGTGGTACCGGGTTTTCTGGCCTGAGCCTTTGTGGACCGGCGCGTCGCGGCTCCTGCGCGTGCGCATCCGGGCGGGCGGGGCGCATGCGCATCCATGCGCGCTTCGTGGGCCTGCTGGGGCCTCCGCAGTTCCCTGCCTGGAACCGGTGGCCGCGCTGCTACCCCTTTCTCTCAGCCCCAAGCCAGAGTCTGGCCTCATCCCTCTCTTCATTCCCGGGAGCTCCGTACCTCCAAAGGCCTCAGGCCCTGGCCGGCGCCCACTCCCATCCGTCACTGTCTGGGCCCTTTCCCTCTGCACCTGTTAAGGTGGCCGCAGGGGTTTCCCATTCCtcccagcctggctccagagcagGTGCCAGGAAGGGGGCATCTGAATATTTTCTGCCTGCCCCCCACGAGCTGGAGAAGCGCGAGACGGCTCCAGGAAACTCCTGAAGCTCTATCCCTTCCCGCCAAAGAGAGCGCCCACGCTCCCTCCCTAATCTGCTCCCGATCAAAAGGCCTGTCACTGGCCAGGACACAGAACAGATACACCCATCCTCCCTCTTTTCCCCCATTTCTGGTCAGCGGGCGGGTTTGTGTGTCTTCCTGCTCCCTGGGCCCACAAGCTGCCTCTGAGCACCTGCGCGCTCCCAGGGGCGGGAGGACCACGCTGAGGAAAGGCGGAGAGCCAGCAGGTCTTCCAGGGGAAGGCTCGGGAAGTGTACTCTCTGGTTGGGGAGCCAGGTAAAACCACAGGTGGTGTTAGGCGAGAAATCAATGGATTCCTGCAGCGGGTACTCGATGAGAGCTGGGGACATCAGGATAGGGGACTCCTGACAGGCCAGCTGGAAAGGTGGAgctgggagaggagagaagagtaTTCATACAGGCCGGAGGGAAGGGCTGAGCCACCGCCTGGGACCAAGCTGTGGGCCTGGGGGAAAAGGCCTTGCCAGTCAGACTGAGAAGTCAGGGCCTTGTGCTGTGGGCAGCAGACCACTGAGCAGAGGAGGTGAGGCTTCCAGGCTGCCGCTCCTCCTGCCATGGGCCGGGCTGGGCTTCCAGGCAGCATTGTCATTTCTGTCTTCCCTACAGCCAGCCAAGAGTCACTGCACAATGAGGAGCTGGCAGGAGCAGGCCGGGTGGCCCAGCCTAGGCCCCTGGAGCCTGAGGAGCCGAGAGCTGAAGGCAGGCCTCGGCGCCGGAGGGACCTGGGCAGCCGCCTACAGGCCCAGCGTCGAGCCCAGCGGGTGACCTTGGCAGAAGCAGATGAGAATGAGCAGGAAGCTGTCATCCTAGGTGAGAGGAGCCCAGCCTGGTGGGGAGAGGGTCTGGGTTGGAGGGGGAGATAAAGAGGCCCCCAAAACTAAGTGGGGGAGTAGGGTATGAAGCCTCAGGGTAggagggacatctgggagccacACGGTAGAGTAGGGGGATTCTTGGGACCTGGCATTTGTTCCACTGGGTCAACCCCCCTCTTCCTTCATCTTGGCTCTCAGTGTCCAAGCAGAGGGCAAGGGTCTTCAGATTGATTCAGAATGTTCCTCAATTCACCCCTTCTATCCTCGCACCCTTCCTGTTATGGGCACACTCATTCCCTGAGGATTTCACCCTAGAGGCAGAGTGCCTGGCCAAGAGTTTCTGCAGTTCTGGAGTGGGGTCACCCACAACCCCAGGAAAACAGTTTAAAGATGGAGACATTCTGTTGACACAGAGGTCTCCATATCCCTGCTTCCGGGAGACCAGGAGAGCCCTCAGGATTGTCTTCTCCAGTACTTGGACAGCTGGCTTGAGCCTGAGGAGGGGGCGTCTGGGTCTTTCTCAGAAACTGGGGGCATTTGAGGCTTTTGCCTTGTACCCTTAGGGATTATCCCTTTAGCTCACAAAGAGGCCCCTTCTTTGCCTACCTTTTGGCTCAGACTTGGGTTCAAAGACCCTTGCTGCACAGGCGTCAGTGGGTCTTTAACTTGCAGCTGGCCCTGAGGTAGTCATGGTGTTGGGGCTGTCTTTTCAGCCAGGCTTTGGTGGGCAAAGGGATAATCCTAGCCAGGGACTAAGCCCAGAATCCTCAGCAACTCCTGACTATGGTGAGGAGGATTTCAGATTTGAGGCAGGATAAATTTCCCCATAGGACTTCCCTTCTCTGGGGGTTTGGCACCAGAGACAGAAACCAGAGAACTCTGTAGTTCATTAGCCAGGATATTTAAGGTACATTAGGTGGGACCAGTATTCAAAGGTAAAAAAACCCTCCttgggccaggcgcaatggctcatccctgtaatcccagcactttgggaggctgaggcaggcggatcacgaggtcaggagatccagaccatcctggctaacacggtgaaaccccatctctactaaaaatgcaaaaaaaaaaattagccgagcgtggtggtgggtgcctgtagtcccagctactcaggagactgaggcaggagaatggtgtgaacccgggaggcggagcttgcagtgagccgagatcgcgccactgcactccagcctgggcgacagagcgagacactgtctcaaaaaaaaacaaaaaaaacacaaagaaacaaacaaaaaccctttctGCTAATGCTTCCCCCATGCTGTATTCTGGCTCATCAGCCACAGTACCTTAAATATCCAGGCAGCCCTATCTGTGACCCCGAGACACTTGCATATTTTAACCTGATACCTCTCTTTTTATGATACCTCTCTTTTTATATGCAATATCTAAagttctcatcttttttttttttttttttttgagacagagtctcactctgtcacccaggctggagtgcagtagcgtgatctcggctcactgcaagctccgcctcccgggttctcgccattctcctgcctcagcctcctgagtacctgggactacaggcgcccgccaccacgcctggctaattttttgtgtttttagtagagacggggtttcaccgtgttagcaaggatagtctcgatctcctgacctcgtgatctgcccgcctcagcctcccaaagtgctgggattacaggcgtgagccactgcacccggccctttttttgtatttttgatagagatggggtttcaccacgattgcgaggatggtctccatctcctgacctcgtgatccgcccacctcgacctcccaaagtgctgggattacaggcgtgagccaccgcagctagCCCAAAGTTCTCATCTTTTCCCTTGCCCTGTGGGCCCCTCACCATTCTTCCATCCCTACATATTCATGCACCCGCACACACACATGCGCTTATGGCAGATGCCTCTGGAGGGCAGAGCTGGGCTAGTGACATTTGCAGGTGGGTGGAAGGGGACCCCCCCATTAGGAGAGGGACGAGGGGTTGGGGATCCATCATCATCAGTCCTCTCTGGTCAGAACCTACTGTCTTTCTTTGATCATACCCAGCCCAGGAGGAAGAAGACGTTGAGAAGTCAGCGGAAACTCACCTGTCAGGGAAAATTGGAGCTAAGAAACTGCGGAAGCTGGAGGAGAAACAAGCGCGAAAGGCCCAGCGTGAGGCAAGCCGGAGGGATGGGATGCAGCTCTGGGAAGTGGGAAAGGGCCCTGCCTGCCTTTTCCCCTAAGGCAGACTCAGGGCTCCTTGCCTGCTGGGCTGGTGCTTGCTGCCTCCCTGACTCTGTCTCCTGCTGCCTGGGTCTGTGCCCTGGCCCAGGCATTGCCTTCCCTAGTCTGTCTGGGAGGTGGGCACACGCTAGCTGGGGGTGAGGGATGTGCCCCTATGAAGACCTGTCTCTAGGCAGAGGAGGCTGAACGTGAGGAGCGGAAACGACTCGAGTCCCAGCGCGAAGCTGAgtggaaaaaggaggaggagcgGCTTCGCCTAGAGGAGGAGCAGAAGGTGAGGCCAGCCCCGACCCTGACTTCTGACCCTTGACCAGGCAGCCTTGCTTCTTATGCAGCTCCTTGGCACCTCCAACATAGAAGGTGGGCCATAGATCTGGCACAAGGGCAGGTTCTGGTTTATTTGTTCCCTAGGCTCCAGCGCAGCCTGGAAAAGCAGCTGCTGAAAAGCAGAGCCCAGAGTGAGGATTCTTGTGCACGTGACTATTGAACTTTCAGGGAGCATGTGAGGAACACGAGGCAGGCAGGGCAGCTGGGCAAAGAAAgccaggagaggaggaagagatggcAGAGAGGTGATGGGGGTCTGGATCCTGAAGGCCTTGAGGCCGTTAAAGATCATTGTAAGAGATGGTGGCTGCATTGAGGGCCTGACATAGAGGAGGTGCTCAGGGAATGGGGACCACTGCAGTAAAGGTGACTAATGAACATTTGTTTGCCAGATGCTTCCTTTGTTCTGAGAACCAGGTTTCCAAAAAAGGGAACAGCGTAAAAACGTTGGGTACGTAGGGTTAGAGCCAGGGCTGCCCTAGCTGGGAAGACCTGTGACCTCTGACTGGCCTGTTGTCCCAGGATCCTGGATGTGGGTGCTGTGGCTGATAAGCCAGAATACAGCATAGGGGAGGAATTAGCAGAGAGGGTTTTTTACCTTTCTGAATATTTGTCCCACTTAGTGTACCTTAAATATCCTGACTCTTCTCCCCTGTAACCAGTTTCCCTTATCCTTAACATCTCACCTCACTTTAATACATTCCTCACAACTAATATTGACACATTATTAGTAACTAAACTCTAACATTATTcagatttttgtttattgattgattaggacaagtcttgctctattgcccaggctggagtgcggtggcacgatcttggctcactgcaacctctgactcccaggctcaagcaatcctcccaccttagatCCCCCTccccacgagtagctgggactataggtgtgcaccaccatgcctggctaattttttttttgtgtgtgtggagattgggtttcaccatgtttcccagactgcttttgaactcctagactcaagcaatcctcttcccttggcctcccaaagtgctgggattacaggtgtgagccactgtgcccagccttaacaATTTTGAGGAGTCCTGGGCAAGTAGTTTGTAGAAGGTCCCTTAATTTGAGTTTGgttgtttttctcatggttagacTGGGGTTATGGATCTGACTGAAGAAGACAATAAGTGAAGTTCCATCTTCAATGCAACATACTAAGCACGCAGGTTATCCCCTTCACTTATCCCTAATGTTGTTAACCTTGGTTGCCTGGCTGCGGTTTTGTTTGCCAGCTTTCTCCACTGTAATGTGActgcttttttcccctcttcccaTATTTCTTTGGAAAGAAGTCACTGTGCACAGCCCACACTTAAGGGTTGGGGGGTTGGAGttcttacataaattatttggaaatctCTTACAGGAGATATGTCTCTTCCTCCCTATTCATTACATAttaatgcagtcttttttttttttttttttttttttctgagatggagtcccactctgtcacccaggctacagtgcaatagCTCAATCTgggctcgctacaacctctgctttgcaggttcaagcgattctcctgtctcagcctcccaagtagctgggattacaggcgcccgccaccacacccagctaatttttgtatttttagtagagacggggtttcaccatgttggccaggatggtcttgaactcctgacttcaggtgatgcgcccgcctcagcctcccaaagtgttgggattaccggcataAGCTACCGTGCGTGACCAGCCATTTTTTTATATCTGTATAGACTCATGagtatttattttgtactttgtgTTGTAATCCAGTAACatgttatttcttaatttattttattttactttattttatttatttattttttgagacggagtcttgctctgtcacccaggctggagtgcagtggtgcgatctcagctcactgcaagctctgcctcccaggttcacgccattctcctgcctcagcctcccaagtagctgggactacaggcgcccgccatgcctggctaatttttttgtatttttagtagagatgaggtttcaccatgttagccaggatggtccggatctcctgaccttgtgatctgcccacctcgggctcccaaagtgctgggattacagatgtgagccactgcgcccggcaacaTGTTATTTATTGTGTTGTTCAGATTGTTCCAGCTTTGACCACTGGGAGCCGTTTCATTTGGCTCCTGTGTACCTTTAACACACActcgttgttttgttttttgagtacTTAGTTTCTGGCACTGCAAGATGCCCCAGACTCATCTTGTATATTACTTGCCCCAGCTTTAGctttctgtttgaagaaaattTTTCTGAGTGCTCTGGAAAATGGGTTGAAGGAGGCTGTTGTACCAGGCAGTAGTGGTGATGGAGCAACATTGACAGACCGGGGAGTTTCCTGGAAGTTCAAGAAAGAAGTGGTCAGTAGGACCTCATTTCTGACCAGTTGGCTGTGTTAATTCACGGAGCCAGGGACCCAGGAGGAGGTCTAAGCATAGAAGAGCAGGTCCTAGGGTCTGTCTGCTGCCTGTGAGATGGCCCAGTAGGTGTGTCACATGGACCGTTGTGTGTTTGGGGGaagagatttggatggggatacAAGTGTGGTAGTCACTGGCAAGGAAGGGGTTGATGCTTTGGGCATGGGCGAGGTGGCCCAGAGAAtgtggaggagagagaagaggcaggGCTGAATGATGAAGGAGGCGGGAAGAATGGCCCAAGGAGCAGGAGGAAATCCAGGAGAGGGTGGGATCTGGAAGccaagggaggaaagaaggatcACTGAGAGGACAGGCATATGAGACCTGAAGGTTGTGCCTTGAGTTTGGTGAGTGGAGGGCATGGGTGAGACTGTGGCAGGAGTTGTTTCATAGAACTGGGAACACAGAAGCCAGACTGTAGTGGGCTGACTGGGTGAGTGGGTGGTGAGGAAATGCAGGGTTCACATTTGCTCATGAGGTTTGGACATGATGGGGTATGCTTAATGAGTTACACAAGGAAAGGATGGGTCAGGTGATTGGAGGGTATTGTAGAGTGGGGTCATGGTGGGGTTTTCAACAGATTTTTGCTAAGATCCCCTGAGCATGAAGGGCAGGAGCAGGGGCTGAGCAGCATTTGTCCAGGTGATGATGAAACTGATGACAAGAGGGGCCTCGGCCCATTGTTCAGCTTGGGGGATGGAGGAATGGGGGTCTTGAAGGAGCTCTGTCTCTGAGAAAACTCTGGGCTGTATGCTCTGGTGTCCTGCAGGGGTAGCAGCAACCAGAACAGGGATGGGGTGGGAACCTGCCCCCAATTCCTGACTTTTGCCTCCTGTGtccacaggaggaggaggagaggaaggccCGCGAGGAGCAGGCCCAGCGGGAGCATGAGGAGTACCTGAAACTGAAGGAGGCCTTTGTGGTGGAGGAGGAAGGCGTGGGAGAGACCATGAATGAGGAACAGGTGGGCCTGCTGCCCCTGGGAAGCCCCTCTCTGTACCCATCAGTGCAGCCTGTGCCAGACCCAAGGCTAGCCACCCCATCCCAGATGTCCCGGCCAGGCAGTGAGAGGTGGGTGGGTGTCAGTACCAGCAGGGTTTAGCGGCCAGAGGCCTCGTCCTCAGCAGAGGCTGGTGCCTCCGAAACCCTTACCCTGGAAGGCTCTGCTGCTTGTGTAAGCAAGTGGTACATGCAGGTGGTCGGGCGGGCCCAAGGCAGGCTGCAGGCAGGTGGCCCTCAAGTGAGCAGGTGGTGCTTGGGTGGATGAGTACAGAACCCTGTGGCCTTGATAGGGGGTGCTCATCCTGATTTCTCTGCTTCTCTAGTCCCAGAGCTTCCTGACAGAGTTCATCAACTACATCAAGGTAAGCAGCCACGGAACAGAGCCTGAATGTCAGCTCCCTGCCTGGTGTGTGCAGGTTGGTTGCCTCCAGCAGGGGCTGCAGGCAGTGCATTCAGGCTCATGCAAGAGTGGGCAGGGGGGCCTAGCGGGGCAGAGCTGCAGGGTCCTGGCCAGGAGTGTTTCTCCCTGCTCCGACCCCGAAGGTGGAGAAGGACCTGGGTCTGTGTGGGAGGTGCAAGCCTTTGATCACTTCCTCACACTCAGTTTGACAGTTTCCCTGCTCTTCAGACCCCACGCTCAGTGAGTCAGTGTGTTTTCAAGTCTCTTCACATGTGTTTTCTGTCAGTTCTGTCACACTGAGGCTCCACTGAGTTGAAACAAGCATCCTCTGCCATGTGCTCCTGACTGGGAACTTGGGTCTTTCAGAGGAAACAGGACGGTGTTTCCTTTGGAGTCTAGGGTGGGGCGGCAGTGTGTCCCCTTCTGTCTGCAGCCACTGCGCAGGCCGCCTCAGTGCTGCTCCAGGTTGCATAAGCACATCCTACTTTGCTTTGCTGCTAAGCAACTTCTCTCCCACGAAGGATGCCATGAGGGGAGAGGTTTTCAAGTGCAACTCAGAGGTGCAGAGGCGGCTGAGGGAAGGAGTGCAGAGGGAGCGGGGGCGGTGGTGGGGGTGCTACTAGGGGCTGCCAAGGACCCAGGGCTTGCATAATCCTCCCGCCACCTCTCCTGAAAGAGAGCAGGGTTTAGACGCCTGCCGACAGTGAGGGACTGGGCTCACAGCCTTGAGTCTGGGGTTCCTAAGTGGGGAAAATGCTGGCAGCTTTGACAGGGTCCTGTCTGCTCAGGCTGTGTGCACTCCCCGCTCATGGAGCCCTTTCTCTACCCTGGCACACTTGATTAGGGGCTGCGACCGGGCAGAATATCTCTCACACTTGCCTACTGCTGTTTGGAACTTGTCCCCGCCTACCCAGTAGGCAGTAAGATGGTCCTGAAGCCCCTTCCCTGGAAGCTTTCCCAGGTGGAATTAGAGGAGGGGTCAGCTTCAGCATCTCCCTTTACTCTGCAGAAACCAGAAGAAAGGTCCCCAGTTCTAGCCCTCACTTTTGGTGGCTCCCTGGAGGTACCATTCTCTGGGAGTTCTCCAAACTCTTTTGGAGCTTAGAAGTTTTTCCAGCttgtccgggcacagtggctcacacctgcaatcccagcactttgggaggctgaggcaggcggatcacttgaggttaggagtttgagactagcctgggcaacatgttgaaaacccatctctgctaaaaatacaaaaattagccaggcatggtggtgcatgcctgtagtcccagctactcaggaggctgaggcaggagaatcacttgaacccaggaggtggaggttgcagtga comes from Macaca mulatta isolate MMU2019108-1 chromosome 10, T2T-MMU8v2.0, whole genome shotgun sequence and encodes:
- the DDRGK1 gene encoding DDRGK domain-containing protein 1, with the translated sequence MVGPVWYLVAAALLVGFILFLTRSRGRAASASQESLHNEELAGAGRVAQPRPLEPEEPRAEGRPRRRRDLGSRLQAQRRAQRVTLAEADENEQEAVILAQEEEDVEKSAETHLSGKIGAKKLRKLEEKQARKAQREAEEAEREERKRLESQREAEWKKEEERLRLEEEQKEEEERKAREEQAQREHEEYLKLKEAFVVEEEGVGETMNEEQSQSFLTEFINYIKQSKVVLLEDLASQVGLRTQDTINRIQDLLAEGTITGVIDDRGKFIYITPEELAAVANFIRQRGRVSIAELAQASNSLIAWGREPPAQAPA